From a region of the Flavobacterium sediminilitoris genome:
- a CDS encoding peptidylprolyl isomerase — MAVLSKIRQRSFFLIVIIALALFSFVLADVIKNGSFGSDSSNVGSVDGTDIVAQQFMQKVAQVEKQSQQQGQNMSSTQAMNSVWEQEVRSVLVGKEIEKIGLGIGNEQVINVVKTNPYFSQNPQFLNDAGKFDENKFKEFVKSIKNDPNQDRWVQWKQFEEDVAKSAVEQLYYNMIKGGVYTTKAEGKFKHELDNKKIDFDYVTVGFSTINDDQVKVSDDEIMAYMKKNPKKYKSDDTRTIDYVFIENKPSEQDEKDLETKFYGYVNGVANGKDSIPSFKDVKNENVIAFVNKESEIPFDSTYVTKKDLPIDSQEQLFNLSTGEVFGPYVNNEYQSLSRLMGRKSNASAKASHILLAYEGAQNSSATRTKEEAQALANSLMAQAKSNPANFAMLASTNSDDPGSKNNGGEYDNITPGQMVPTFNDFVFNNPVGAIGVVETDYGFHVIKVSAKYDAVQLATISQKIEPSSTTIDAIYNKASKFEADANEKSFEEVAKASKLTIVPASNIKPSDEFIQGLGAQREIVRWSFNEDTEIGTIKRFETPKGYVIATLKSKNDSGLLAMDVAKESVGVILRNEKKAELIKKKMSGSSLEDVAKVSGGSVLSATNVSLGTPVIQNVGSESKVVGTAFSLAEGKTSKLIVGNTGVFMVKAKKVVAAPAVDNFTSFITQEKSQQASSSQIRAYQAIKEKSKIKDNRANF; from the coding sequence ATGGCAGTTTTATCTAAAATTAGACAACGTTCATTCTTTCTAATCGTAATCATTGCTTTGGCTTTGTTTTCATTCGTTTTAGCAGATGTTATTAAAAATGGGAGTTTTGGTTCGGACTCAAGTAATGTAGGATCTGTAGATGGGACAGATATTGTTGCTCAGCAATTCATGCAAAAAGTAGCTCAAGTTGAAAAACAATCTCAACAACAAGGGCAAAATATGAGTTCAACACAAGCTATGAATAGCGTGTGGGAACAAGAAGTAAGAAGTGTTTTAGTAGGAAAAGAAATAGAGAAAATAGGACTAGGTATTGGTAATGAGCAGGTTATCAATGTTGTTAAAACAAATCCATATTTTTCTCAAAATCCTCAATTTTTAAATGACGCAGGAAAATTTGATGAAAATAAATTCAAAGAATTTGTAAAATCAATTAAAAATGATCCAAATCAAGATCGTTGGGTACAATGGAAGCAATTTGAAGAGGATGTTGCAAAATCAGCTGTAGAACAATTATATTACAATATGATTAAAGGTGGTGTATACACTACTAAAGCAGAAGGTAAATTCAAACATGAATTAGATAATAAAAAAATAGATTTTGATTATGTTACTGTTGGTTTTTCAACTATAAATGACGATCAAGTTAAAGTTTCTGATGATGAAATCATGGCATACATGAAAAAAAATCCTAAGAAATACAAGTCAGATGATACAAGAACTATTGATTATGTTTTTATTGAAAACAAACCATCTGAACAAGATGAAAAAGATTTAGAAACTAAATTTTACGGATATGTGAATGGAGTTGCTAATGGAAAAGATTCAATTCCAAGCTTTAAAGATGTTAAAAATGAAAATGTAATAGCTTTTGTTAACAAAGAATCAGAAATTCCTTTTGACTCTACTTATGTTACTAAAAAAGATTTACCAATAGATTCTCAAGAACAATTGTTTAATTTGTCTACTGGAGAAGTTTTCGGACCTTATGTGAATAATGAATACCAATCATTATCTAGATTAATGGGAAGAAAATCTAACGCAAGTGCAAAAGCAAGTCATATTTTATTAGCATATGAAGGAGCGCAAAATTCAAGTGCAACAAGAACTAAAGAAGAAGCGCAAGCATTAGCAAATAGTTTAATGGCTCAAGCGAAATCAAATCCAGCTAATTTCGCAATGTTAGCATCTACAAACTCAGATGATCCAGGTTCAAAAAATAATGGTGGAGAATATGATAATATCACACCAGGTCAAATGGTTCCTACTTTTAATGATTTTGTATTTAACAATCCAGTAGGAGCAATAGGGGTTGTAGAAACAGATTATGGATTTCATGTAATTAAAGTTTCAGCAAAATATGATGCAGTACAATTAGCGACAATTTCTCAAAAAATTGAACCGTCAAGCACTACAATTGATGCAATATATAATAAGGCAAGTAAATTTGAAGCAGATGCTAATGAGAAAAGCTTTGAAGAAGTGGCTAAAGCATCAAAATTGACAATAGTTCCAGCTTCTAATATTAAGCCATCAGATGAGTTTATTCAAGGATTAGGAGCGCAAAGAGAGATAGTTCGTTGGTCATTTAATGAAGATACAGAAATTGGTACTATTAAGCGTTTTGAAACACCAAAAGGATATGTAATTGCGACATTAAAAAGCAAAAATGATTCAGGATTACTTGCTATGGATGTTGCAAAAGAATCTGTAGGAGTAATATTAAGAAACGAAAAGAAAGCTGAATTAATCAAGAAAAAAATGTCAGGTTCTTCATTAGAAGATGTGGCTAAAGTTTCAGGAGGATCAGTTCTTTCGGCTACTAATGTTTCATTAGGAACTCCAGTAATTCAAAATGTTGGTTCAGAATCAAAAGTAGTAGGTACGGCATTTAGCTTAGCAGAAGGAAAAACTTCAAAATTGATTGTAGGGAATACAGGAGTTTTTATGGTAAAAGCTAAGAAAGTTGTAGCGGCTCCTGCTGTAGATAATTTTACTTCCTTTATAACTCAAGAGAAATCTCAGCAAGCGTCATCTTCACAAATTAGAGCATATCAGGCTATTAAAGAGAAGTCAAAAATTAAAGATAATAGAGCTAATTTTTAA
- a CDS encoding Rieske (2Fe-2S) protein codes for MKKSIIFFILLGVSLGCSKDDRVNNNNPYLPNYPVDVTLNLNLPQYNQLLYDTNAVYVNNGLAGIRGIFVFNAGGGNYVAFDAACPNQPLSNCSTMTINGIKALCSCDDTEYSFFTGQAPGKEYPMKQYRVQVVNSRTLKVYN; via the coding sequence ATGAAAAAAAGTATCATATTTTTTATATTATTAGGTGTATCGCTAGGTTGTAGCAAAGATGACCGAGTGAATAACAACAACCCATATTTACCTAATTACCCAGTAGACGTTACACTAAACCTTAATTTACCTCAATACAATCAATTACTGTATGACACTAATGCTGTTTACGTAAATAATGGGTTAGCAGGTATTAGAGGTATTTTCGTTTTTAATGCTGGTGGCGGAAATTATGTGGCTTTTGATGCCGCTTGTCCGAATCAACCTTTAAGCAATTGCTCAACCATGACAATAAACGGAATTAAGGCACTTTGTTCATGTGACGACACGGAATATAGTTTCTTCACTGGCCAAGCACCTGGAAAAGAATATCCAATGAAACAATACAGAGTACAAGTAGTTAACTCCAGAACCTTAAAAGTATATAATTAA
- a CDS encoding HIT family protein: MASIFTKIVNGEIPCYKIAEDENFLAFLDVNPNAKGHTLCIPKQEINKIFDMEEELYLGLMSFSRKIAKALEKTIECKRIGVAVVGLEVPHVHVHLIPLQDMDDMRFQRKVKLEKSEFEDLAKKIQEKI, translated from the coding sequence ATGGCTTCTATTTTTACTAAAATTGTAAACGGTGAAATACCTTGTTATAAAATTGCAGAAGATGAAAATTTTCTTGCTTTTTTAGATGTTAATCCAAATGCTAAAGGACACACATTGTGTATTCCAAAGCAAGAAATCAATAAAATTTTTGACATGGAGGAGGAACTTTATCTAGGATTAATGTCATTCTCTAGAAAAATTGCAAAAGCATTAGAAAAAACAATTGAATGTAAGAGAATAGGAGTTGCAGTAGTTGGTTTAGAAGTTCCACATGTACATGTACACCTTATTCCGCTACAAGATATGGATGATATGCGTTTTCAGAGAAAAGTAAAACTTGAGAAAAGCGAATTTGAAGATTTAGCGAAAAAAATTCAAGAAAAAATATAA
- a CDS encoding cold-shock protein: MRTGTVKFFNEEKGYGFITDEETGKDIFVHASGMRVESLTQGERVNYEEEEGRKGKVAAQVVVIED, from the coding sequence ATGCGAACAGGCACAGTTAAATTCTTCAATGAAGAAAAAGGTTACGGTTTCATCACTGATGAAGAAACAGGAAAAGATATTTTCGTACACGCTAGTGGAATGAGAGTTGAGTCATTAACTCAAGGAGAAAGAGTAAATTACGAAGAAGAAGAAGGAAGAAAAGGTAAAGTAGCTGCTCAAGTAGTAGTTATCGAAGACTAA
- the greA gene encoding transcription elongation factor GreA: protein MSTVSYYTAEGLKKLRDEVDHLKSIERPKASQAIAEARDKGDLSENAEYDAAKEAQGLLEMRISKMEELLANARLIDESQLDLSKALVLSTVKIKNKTNGMEMTYTLVAESEADLKTGKISVTSPIGKGLLGKKVGEIAEINVPNGTLQFEIIEITRN from the coding sequence ATGAGTACAGTATCTTATTACACAGCAGAAGGGTTAAAGAAACTTAGAGACGAAGTGGATCATTTAAAAAGTATTGAAAGACCAAAAGCATCACAAGCTATTGCAGAAGCAAGAGATAAGGGTGATCTGTCTGAAAATGCCGAATATGATGCAGCAAAAGAAGCGCAAGGATTACTTGAAATGAGAATTTCTAAAATGGAAGAACTTTTAGCAAATGCTCGTTTAATAGATGAATCACAATTAGATCTTTCTAAAGCACTTGTTCTATCTACAGTTAAAATAAAAAATAAGACTAATGGAATGGAAATGACATATACATTAGTTGCTGAAAGTGAAGCAGATTTAAAAACAGGCAAGATTTCAGTTACTTCTCCAATAGGAAAAGGATTATTAGGAAAGAAAGTAGGTGAAATAGCTGAAATTAATGTGCCAAATGGGACATTACAGTTTGAAATTATAGAAATTACAAGAAATTAA